One region of Thiomonas intermedia genomic DNA includes:
- a CDS encoding enoyl-CoA hydratase-related protein — MSAELRAERQGDCLVLRLHHPETRHALSAALCAAALEALTTAQRDPDIRAVVLTGSTPHFCSGLHDLDALEALHDCILALRDCEPLVVGAVEGQARGAGAALALACDLLVLADDAQLQLIDPLLPHRDVGGAQWLAARLLPRPVCNEAALPGPGLGAVRLHQLGVANRLCPPGLSVQTALQLIEGIPRMSGSPRKNLPNPQGHESALHVHLSAQLLTNPRD, encoded by the coding sequence ATGAGCGCCGAACTCCGAGCCGAACGACAGGGCGACTGCCTGGTGCTGCGCCTGCATCATCCCGAAACCCGCCACGCGCTCAGCGCCGCGCTTTGCGCTGCTGCCCTGGAGGCGCTCACCACGGCTCAGCGCGACCCCGACATCCGCGCCGTGGTGCTCACCGGCAGCACGCCCCATTTCTGCAGCGGGCTGCACGACCTCGACGCGCTCGAAGCCCTGCACGACTGCATCCTTGCGCTGCGCGACTGCGAGCCGCTGGTCGTCGGCGCGGTCGAGGGCCAGGCCCGCGGCGCCGGGGCCGCGCTGGCCCTGGCCTGCGATCTGCTCGTGCTGGCCGACGACGCGCAATTGCAACTCATCGACCCGCTGCTGCCCCACCGTGACGTCGGGGGCGCCCAATGGCTCGCCGCGCGCCTGCTGCCCCGTCCCGTCTGCAACGAAGCGGCTCTGCCGGGGCCAGGCCTCGGCGCCGTACGCCTGCATCAGCTCGGTGTGGCCAACCGTCTGTGTCCACCGGGTCTGAGCGTGCAAACCGCCCTGCAGCTCATCGAAGGCATTCCCCGCATGTCCGGCAGCCCGCGCAAGAACCTGCCGAATCCGCAAGGCCATGAAAGCGCCCTGCATGTGCATCTGAGTGCCCAACTCCTGACCAACCCGCGCGACTGA
- a CDS encoding acyl-CoA dehydrogenase family protein: MPPQTMDTAPSPRVSTLQTRLHRFLHTVVLPQESAINTSMRLGASHPEQTVNAQLALIRQKAQLAGLWNLFLPTSPRASQGLSHWEYAPMVEAMGHIAWATDLFNSAQPDAGNMQLLDSYASEALKDAWLDPLLRAETRSAWAAAEPDAALHQPDSLQTHAKLEGDHWHLNGHKTWVQGVLDPRTASLLVLCRTDAEAALHRQFSVLLVPIQADGVHIGRQLHGWGMAPSVLAEVTFDGVRVPAAHLVGQPGQGLEMLQARQRIVGLHDALWSLGAAERALDLLIARLQTRRIGEQLAIHHPVWQQRIARTRTGLDTTRMLARRSAWQMDQNDSHLPLQELAMLQSLALPLALDAVQWSIVAHEADALDDSLPLAGLSAQLRLMQQLTPPIETLHAQIAQGELLR; this comes from the coding sequence ATGCCGCCCCAAACGATGGACACCGCGCCCTCGCCGCGCGTCAGCACGCTCCAGACCCGACTGCACCGTTTCCTGCACACCGTGGTGCTCCCCCAGGAGAGCGCCATCAACACGTCGATGCGACTGGGCGCGTCCCATCCGGAGCAAACGGTCAACGCACAGCTGGCCCTCATACGCCAGAAGGCGCAACTGGCAGGGCTGTGGAATCTGTTTCTGCCCACCTCGCCCCGCGCCAGCCAGGGCTTGAGCCATTGGGAGTACGCCCCGATGGTCGAAGCCATGGGCCACATCGCCTGGGCCACCGACCTCTTCAACAGCGCCCAGCCCGACGCCGGCAATATGCAGCTGCTCGACAGCTATGCCAGCGAAGCGCTGAAAGACGCCTGGCTCGACCCGCTGCTGCGCGCCGAAACGCGCAGCGCCTGGGCTGCGGCCGAACCCGACGCCGCGCTGCACCAGCCCGATTCGCTGCAGACGCATGCCAAGCTCGAAGGCGATCACTGGCACCTGAACGGCCACAAGACCTGGGTGCAGGGCGTGCTGGACCCGCGCACCGCGAGCCTGCTGGTCTTGTGCCGCACCGATGCCGAGGCCGCCCTGCATCGGCAGTTCAGCGTGCTGCTCGTGCCCATCCAGGCCGATGGTGTGCACATCGGACGGCAGTTGCACGGCTGGGGCATGGCACCGTCGGTGCTGGCCGAAGTCACGTTCGACGGCGTGCGCGTGCCCGCCGCCCACCTGGTCGGCCAGCCGGGTCAGGGGCTGGAGATGCTGCAGGCCCGCCAGCGCATCGTCGGGCTGCACGACGCCTTGTGGAGTCTGGGCGCTGCCGAACGCGCGCTCGACCTGCTGATCGCCCGGTTGCAGACCCGGCGCATCGGCGAGCAGCTCGCGATCCATCACCCGGTCTGGCAGCAACGCATCGCCCGCACCCGCACCGGGCTGGACACCACCCGCATGCTGGCGCGGCGCAGCGCCTGGCAGATGGACCAGAACGACAGCCACCTGCCCTTGCAGGAACTCGCCATGCTGCAAAGCCTGGCGCTGCCGCTGGCGCTTGACGCGGTGCAGTGGAGCATCGTCGCACACGAAGCCGACGCGCTCGACGACAGTCTGCCCCTGGCCGGTCTGTCCGCTCAACTGCGGCTGATGCAGCAACTCACCCCACCGATCGAAACCCTGCACGCCCAGATCGCCCAGGGCGAGCTGCTGCGCTGA
- a CDS encoding glutathione S-transferase N-terminal domain-containing protein, which yields MIDLYSWATPNGHKIHILLEELGLPYRVHGVNIGRGEQFAPDFLAISPNNKIPALVDADGPDGQPLSVFESGAILLYLAEKTGRFLGTGPRARIATLEWLMWQMGSIGPMLGQAHHFRQYAPQKIDYAIDRYTHEAHRLYGVLDRRLASQPYLAGPDYTIADIATFPWCRSAANQGIAWSEFPHAKRWFDAIAARPAVQRGVQVLADARPPEMDATAREHLFGRTQYQRR from the coding sequence ATGATCGACCTCTACTCCTGGGCCACCCCCAACGGCCACAAGATCCACATCCTGCTCGAAGAACTCGGCCTGCCCTACCGGGTGCATGGCGTGAACATCGGCCGCGGCGAGCAGTTCGCGCCCGACTTTCTCGCCATCAGTCCGAACAACAAAATCCCCGCGCTGGTCGATGCCGACGGGCCGGACGGCCAACCCCTCAGCGTGTTCGAGTCGGGCGCCATCCTGCTCTATCTGGCCGAGAAGACCGGCCGCTTTCTGGGCACCGGGCCGCGTGCGCGCATCGCCACGCTGGAATGGCTGATGTGGCAGATGGGCAGCATCGGCCCGATGCTCGGGCAGGCGCACCACTTCCGCCAGTACGCGCCCCAGAAGATCGATTACGCCATCGACCGCTACACCCACGAGGCCCACAGGCTCTACGGTGTGCTCGACCGGCGGCTGGCATCGCAGCCTTATCTGGCGGGGCCCGACTACACCATCGCCGACATCGCCACCTTTCCCTGGTGCCGAAGCGCCGCCAATCAGGGCATAGCCTGGTCGGAGTTTCCACACGCCAAACGCTGGTTCGACGCCATCGCCGCAAGGCCGGCGGTGCAGCGCGGCGTGCAGGTGCTGGCCGACGCGCGCCCGCCCGAGATGGACGCCACCGCACGCGAGCACCTGTTCGGCCGCACCCAATACCAACGACGCTGA
- a CDS encoding fumarylacetoacetate hydrolase family protein — MKFVRYGRNGQEQPGLIDAQSRLRSLGGLVDDIDTRVFGPSGRQALRRIDAEQLPLVTGRPRLGVPFVGISKFIAIGLNYRDHANEAHMAIPASPIVFNKWTTCLSGPNDAVLRPPGAHKLDWEVELGVVIGREARFVREADALKHVAGYCLVNDVSERAYQLEQGSQWGLGKGCDTFGPVGPWLVSRDEIADPQDIDLWLDVNGERMQSGNTRDMIFGVAYLVAYLSRYMTLLPGDLIATGTPPGVGMGRRPPRYLQPGDVVTLGSPQLGAQRQAIRAASRVGV; from the coding sequence ATGAAGTTCGTCCGCTACGGCCGCAACGGCCAGGAACAACCCGGCCTGATCGACGCGCAAAGCCGCCTGCGCAGCCTCGGCGGCCTCGTCGATGACATCGATACCCGCGTCTTCGGACCCTCGGGCCGCCAGGCCCTGCGCCGCATCGACGCCGAACAGCTGCCGCTGGTGACCGGCAGGCCGCGACTGGGCGTGCCCTTCGTGGGCATCAGCAAGTTCATCGCCATCGGTCTGAACTACCGCGATCATGCCAACGAGGCGCACATGGCCATCCCCGCCTCGCCCATCGTGTTCAACAAGTGGACGACCTGCCTGAGCGGCCCCAACGATGCGGTGCTTCGCCCGCCCGGCGCCCACAAGCTCGATTGGGAGGTCGAGCTGGGCGTGGTCATCGGACGGGAGGCGCGCTTCGTGCGCGAGGCCGACGCCCTCAAACACGTCGCCGGTTACTGCCTGGTGAATGACGTCTCCGAGCGCGCGTATCAGCTCGAACAGGGCAGCCAGTGGGGGCTGGGCAAAGGCTGCGACACCTTCGGCCCGGTCGGCCCCTGGCTGGTCAGCCGTGACGAAATCGCCGACCCGCAGGACATCGACCTCTGGCTCGACGTCAACGGCGAACGCATGCAGAGCGGCAACACGCGCGACATGATTTTCGGCGTGGCCTATCTGGTCGCCTATCTCAGCCGCTACATGACTTTGCTGCCCGGCGATCTCATCGCCACCGGCACGCCGCCCGGCGTGGGCATGGGCCGCAGACCGCCGCGCTATCTCCAGCCCGGGGATGTGGTGACTCTGGGCAGCCCGCAACTCGGCGCCCAGCGCCAGGCCATCAGGGCCGCGAGCCGCGTCGGGGTCTGA
- the egtB gene encoding ergothioneine biosynthesis protein EgtB, translated as MPTLDLALPPHAHDALPLNTSRAGRLLESLLHTRARSVSLVEGLSDADCTVQSMPDASPAKWHLAHTTWFFEEFVLAPHLPGYRGFDPAFRYLFNSYYDTVGPRHPRPQRGLLTRPTLEHILAFRAHVDAALQKLPPGAAPAALLDLGRHHEQQHQELLLTDLLHLFAQNPLHPAYRPLPATLPAGCTPDALRWLRFPGGLTEIGHADEGFAFDNEGPRHRVWLDDYALAHRPVCNADWLDFMADDGYATPTLWLADGWRWVQEQGVRAPAYWQAHDDGFYTEAMTLHGLQPLLPQAPVCHLSFYEADAYARWAGARLPTEFEWEAAAGRQALSAATPPQFADHPWRLPLAVGSAPENDLQDLWGGVWEWTASAYLPYPGFRPAPGAVGEYNGKFMSGQMVLRGGSCATPPGHLRPTYRNFFYPHQRWQFTGLRLARG; from the coding sequence ATGCCGACACTCGATCTGGCTTTGCCGCCGCACGCGCATGACGCGCTGCCCCTGAACACCTCCAGGGCCGGGCGTCTTCTTGAAAGTCTGCTGCACACCCGCGCGCGCAGCGTGTCGCTGGTGGAGGGTCTGAGCGACGCCGACTGCACCGTGCAGTCCATGCCCGACGCCAGCCCGGCCAAATGGCATCTGGCGCACACCACCTGGTTTTTCGAGGAGTTCGTCCTCGCGCCGCACCTGCCGGGCTACCGCGGGTTCGATCCGGCCTTTCGCTACCTCTTCAACTCGTATTACGACACCGTCGGGCCGCGCCACCCAAGGCCGCAGCGCGGCCTGCTCACCCGGCCGACGCTCGAACACATCCTCGCCTTCCGCGCCCATGTCGATGCGGCACTGCAAAAGCTGCCCCCGGGCGCCGCGCCCGCGGCCCTGCTCGACCTGGGGCGGCATCACGAGCAACAGCATCAGGAGTTGCTGCTCACCGATCTGCTGCATCTGTTTGCGCAGAACCCGCTGCATCCCGCCTACCGCCCCTTGCCCGCCACCCTGCCCGCAGGGTGCACGCCAGACGCGCTGCGGTGGCTACGCTTTCCCGGCGGACTGACCGAGATCGGCCATGCCGACGAAGGGTTCGCATTCGACAACGAAGGCCCCCGCCACCGCGTCTGGCTCGACGACTACGCCCTGGCTCACCGCCCCGTCTGCAACGCCGACTGGCTCGACTTCATGGCCGACGACGGCTACGCCACACCCACCCTCTGGCTGGCCGATGGCTGGCGCTGGGTGCAGGAACAGGGCGTGCGCGCGCCGGCCTACTGGCAGGCGCACGACGATGGTTTCTACACCGAGGCCATGACCCTGCACGGCCTGCAGCCGCTGCTGCCGCAGGCGCCGGTCTGCCACCTCAGTTTCTATGAGGCCGACGCCTATGCCCGCTGGGCCGGCGCCCGCCTGCCGACCGAGTTCGAATGGGAAGCGGCAGCCGGCCGCCAGGCGCTGTCGGCGGCGACGCCGCCGCAGTTCGCCGATCATCCCTGGCGCCTTCCCCTTGCCGTGGGCAGCGCCCCCGAGAACGACCTCCAGGACCTCTGGGGCGGCGTGTGGGAATGGACCGCCAGCGCCTATCTGCCCTACCCCGGCTTTCGCCCGGCCCCCGGCGCCGTGGGCGAATACAACGGCAAGTTCATGAGTGGTCAGATGGTGTTGCGCGGCGGCTCCTGCGCCACGCCGCCTGGCCATCTGCGCCCCACCTATCGCAACTTCTTCTATCCCCATCAGCGCTGGCAGTTCACCGGGTTGCGGCTGGCGCGGGGTTGA
- the egtD gene encoding L-histidine N(alpha)-methyltransferase yields MTPQTATALHPPDSNGLDPETIPKAFAEQVLEGLASHPKRIPSTWFYDHRGSELFEQITELNEYYLTRTETALLRGLRADLARLPAGAAVIEFGSGSSRKTPLLLDALQTPASYTAIDISGDFLRQSVRGLQLRYPQMNVQTLEADFTAPLSWPAALEAAVRQQPRIGFFPGSTIGNFTPEQAVRFLHGAAQFLGPGAQLLVGVDGTQDKARLLPAYDDARGVTAAFNRNLLIRINRELGADFNPQAFRHVARFDTARSRIEMHLLSPTPQTVRLLGQRFTFAEGETLHTENSYKYPVAMFQRMAHASGWTPHQHWLAPGAEVALHWLQC; encoded by the coding sequence ATGACTCCCCAGACTGCCACCGCCCTGCATCCACCCGATTCGAACGGCCTCGACCCCGAAACCATCCCCAAGGCTTTCGCCGAGCAAGTGCTCGAAGGCCTGGCCAGCCACCCCAAGCGCATTCCCTCGACCTGGTTCTACGACCACCGCGGCTCGGAGCTGTTCGAGCAGATCACCGAGCTGAACGAGTACTACCTCACCCGCACCGAAACGGCGCTGCTTCGCGGTCTGCGCGCCGATCTGGCCCGGCTGCCCGCGGGCGCGGCGGTGATCGAGTTCGGCAGCGGCTCCAGCCGCAAGACGCCTTTGCTGCTCGATGCGCTGCAGACTCCGGCCAGCTACACCGCCATCGACATCAGCGGTGATTTTCTGCGCCAGTCGGTGCGGGGGCTGCAACTGCGCTATCCGCAGATGAATGTGCAGACGCTGGAGGCCGATTTCACCGCCCCGCTGAGCTGGCCGGCCGCGCTGGAAGCCGCGGTGCGCCAGCAGCCGCGCATCGGCTTTTTTCCTGGCTCGACCATCGGCAACTTCACGCCGGAGCAGGCGGTGCGTTTTCTGCACGGCGCGGCGCAGTTTCTCGGTCCCGGCGCGCAGTTGCTGGTCGGCGTGGACGGCACGCAGGACAAGGCGCGCCTGCTGCCCGCTTACGACGACGCCCGCGGCGTGACGGCGGCGTTCAACCGCAATCTGCTCATCCGAATCAATCGTGAACTCGGGGCCGATTTCAATCCGCAGGCCTTCCGGCATGTGGCGCGCTTCGACACCGCGCGCAGCCGCATCGAAATGCATCTGCTCAGCCCCACGCCGCAGACCGTGCGCCTGCTCGGCCAGCGCTTCACCTTTGCCGAGGGCGAAACCCTGCATACCGAAAACTCGTACAAATATCCGGTCGCGATGTTTCAGCGCATGGCGCACGCCTCGGGCTGGACACCGCACCAACATTGGCTTGCACCCGGGGCGGAAGTCGCCCTGCATTGGCTGCAATGTTGA
- a CDS encoding response regulator has protein sequence MNLLLVEDDSALAAATRNSMERRGIAVWHADSASAARALIGAAAFDAAVLDLRLSGDSGLTLIAPLREAYPALRILLLTGYASIATAVDAIKLGATNYLPKPATVNDILAALEQDAPEADRPVTAQPLPVERLEWEHIQKVLAEHDGNISATARALQMHRRTLQRKLLKHPVRETSSDPAAR, from the coding sequence ATGAATCTTTTGTTGGTCGAAGACGACTCCGCCCTGGCCGCGGCCACGCGCAACTCGATGGAGCGCCGCGGCATTGCGGTCTGGCATGCCGATTCGGCGTCGGCCGCCCGAGCGCTCATCGGCGCGGCCGCCTTCGACGCTGCGGTGCTCGACCTTCGCCTGTCCGGCGACAGCGGTCTGACCCTGATCGCGCCGCTGCGCGAGGCCTACCCCGCGCTGCGCATTCTGCTGCTCACCGGCTACGCCAGCATCGCCACCGCGGTCGATGCCATCAAGCTTGGCGCGACCAACTATCTGCCCAAGCCGGCGACGGTCAACGACATCCTCGCCGCCCTGGAGCAGGACGCGCCCGAGGCCGATCGGCCCGTGACGGCCCAGCCGCTGCCGGTCGAGCGGCTGGAGTGGGAGCACATCCAGAAAGTGCTGGCCGAGCATGACGGCAACATCTCCGCCACGGCCCGCGCGCTGCAGATGCACCGCCGCACCCTGCAGCGCAAGCTGCTGAAACATCCGGTACGCGAAACGTCCTCAGACCCGGCTGCACGCTGA
- a CDS encoding ATP-binding protein, whose translation MPMSSRLPHLPLIRSGATPPLPSVTLTRLLAARVVMLLAELAVLPWAHHFLDITWPLYKVLGLIGLQAGLGLVLWRQSRSARGLGAFGGFVHLLADALILALLVYWSGGEVNPIIFLLLVPLILSAVALPWLYVWIMTATVILLYSLLSFFPAPQTEACGMMTGVLSEHLSGMWGNFLITALLVAAVVARLSAALREREVELARSREVALRDQHLFALGMQAAAAAHELATPVSTLAMTVDDLQADYAGDDELGPELQRMQAQVAQIRTVLGHITAAAGAARSRSGQTETLAHWLEQTLEHWHLMRPQSQADLALLTAGAPPELRVDAGLNAALVSLLNNAADASPDAVAVEAEWEAAFLRVSVLDRGPGLPDDRLARAGYDFVSTKGEARGLGLALARAGIERLGGTLTVSRREGGGLSATLQWPRAQTPT comes from the coding sequence ATGCCGATGTCCTCCCGCCTGCCGCACCTCCCGCTGATCCGCTCTGGGGCGACGCCTCCGCTGCCCTCCGTCACCCTGACCCGTCTGCTGGCCGCGCGTGTGGTCATGCTGCTGGCCGAACTGGCCGTGCTGCCCTGGGCGCATCACTTCCTCGACATCACCTGGCCGCTCTACAAAGTGCTCGGGCTGATCGGCCTGCAGGCAGGGCTGGGGTTGGTGCTCTGGCGGCAAAGCCGCAGCGCCCGAGGGCTGGGGGCTTTCGGCGGCTTTGTGCATCTGCTGGCCGACGCCCTCATTCTTGCCCTGCTGGTGTATTGGAGCGGGGGCGAGGTCAACCCCATCATCTTCTTGCTGCTCGTGCCGCTCATTCTGAGCGCCGTGGCTCTGCCCTGGCTCTACGTCTGGATCATGACGGCCACGGTGATTCTGCTGTATTCGCTGCTGTCGTTCTTCCCCGCGCCGCAGACCGAGGCCTGCGGCATGATGACCGGGGTGTTGAGCGAGCACCTTTCGGGCATGTGGGGCAACTTTCTCATCACCGCCCTGCTGGTGGCGGCGGTGGTGGCGCGGCTGTCGGCGGCGCTGCGCGAGCGCGAGGTCGAACTGGCGCGCAGCCGCGAGGTCGCGCTGCGCGATCAGCATCTGTTCGCTCTGGGCATGCAGGCCGCGGCTGCAGCGCATGAACTGGCCACGCCTGTGTCCACCCTGGCGATGACGGTTGACGATTTGCAGGCCGACTACGCCGGTGATGACGAACTTGGCCCCGAGCTTCAGCGCATGCAGGCGCAGGTGGCGCAGATCCGCACGGTGCTCGGTCACATCACCGCGGCTGCGGGCGCCGCCCGCAGCCGCAGCGGCCAGACCGAGACGCTGGCGCACTGGCTGGAGCAGACGCTGGAGCACTGGCACCTCATGCGTCCGCAATCGCAGGCGGATCTGGCGTTGCTCACGGCGGGGGCGCCTCCGGAGCTGCGGGTGGACGCGGGGCTGAACGCCGCGCTGGTGAGCCTGCTCAACAACGCCGCTGACGCCAGCCCCGACGCCGTGGCCGTGGAGGCCGAATGGGAGGCCGCCTTTCTGCGGGTCAGCGTGCTCGATCGCGGCCCCGGACTGCCCGACGACCGCCTGGCGCGCGCGGGCTACGATTTCGTCAGCACCAAAGGCGAGGCGCGCGGCCTGGGCCTGGCGCTGGCCCGCGCCGGCATCGAGCGCCTCGGCGGCACGCTTACCGTGTCGCGGCGCGAGGGCGGCGGGCTGAGCGCTACCCTGCAATGGCCGCGTGCGCAAACTCCCACTTGA
- a CDS encoding quinone oxidoreductase family protein: MTKTHAIRFDQHGGPDVLQWRELELGAPGPGQVLVRQEAVGLNFIDVYHRTGLYPQPLPGSLGGEAAGVVEAVGPGVSEVAVGDRVGYCTGTPGAYAQRRIVPVAPLIKLPDDITFEVAAASMLKGLTAYYLLHRTRALQAGDVALFHAAAGGVGLIAGQMARAMGATLIGTAGSAQKCALALENGYAHAIDYVHDDFVARVKDLTAGRGLPVVYDSIGRDTWERSLACLQPFGLMVSFGNASGAVPPFTITDLAAAGSLYVTRPTLGTHMADPAVKQQMADALFALIRSGQVQIHINQRYPLADAAQAHRDLQARKTIGSTVLLPH, translated from the coding sequence ATGACGAAGACCCATGCGATTCGATTCGATCAACACGGCGGCCCGGACGTGCTGCAATGGCGCGAGCTGGAACTCGGCGCGCCCGGTCCCGGCCAGGTGCTGGTGCGCCAGGAGGCGGTGGGACTGAATTTCATCGACGTGTATCACCGCACCGGGCTCTACCCGCAGCCGCTGCCCGGCAGCCTGGGCGGCGAGGCGGCCGGGGTGGTCGAAGCGGTGGGGCCGGGCGTGAGCGAAGTCGCCGTGGGCGACCGGGTGGGCTACTGCACCGGCACGCCGGGAGCCTATGCGCAGCGGCGCATCGTGCCGGTGGCGCCGCTCATCAAGCTGCCGGACGACATCACCTTCGAGGTGGCCGCGGCCAGCATGCTCAAGGGTCTGACGGCGTATTACCTGCTGCATCGCACGCGGGCCCTGCAGGCCGGAGACGTGGCGCTGTTCCACGCCGCGGCCGGCGGGGTCGGGCTGATCGCCGGGCAGATGGCGCGGGCGATGGGCGCGACGCTGATCGGCACCGCAGGGTCGGCGCAGAAATGCGCGCTGGCGCTGGAGAACGGCTATGCCCACGCCATCGACTACGTCCACGACGACTTCGTCGCCCGGGTCAAGGACCTCACCGCAGGGCGCGGCCTACCCGTCGTCTACGACTCCATCGGGCGCGATACCTGGGAGCGTTCGCTCGCCTGCCTTCAGCCCTTCGGTCTGATGGTGAGCTTCGGCAATGCTTCGGGGGCGGTTCCGCCGTTCACGATCACCGACCTGGCCGCTGCCGGCTCGCTCTATGTCACCCGCCCCACGCTCGGCACGCACATGGCCGATCCGGCGGTGAAGCAGCAGATGGCCGATGCGCTGTTCGCCCTGATCCGCAGCGGGCAAGTGCAGATTCACATCAACCAGCGTTACCCGCTGGCCGATGCCGCCCAGGCCCATCGTGATCTCCAAGCCCGCAAGACCATCGGTTCGACGGTGCTGCTGCCTCATTGA
- a CDS encoding MFS transporter — protein MPLADPSRVNRLSRTVWLLGFVSLFMDMSSELVHALLPVYMTTVLGLSVLSVGVVEGVAEATASMLKVASGAWSDRLGSRKALAVAGYGLSALTKPLFPMASGAGEVIAARFIDRIGKGLRGAPRDALVADATPPGQRNAAYGLRQSLDTVGAVLGPLAAIGLLAVYADKLRLVLWFAVIPAAIAVAILIFGVREPRRVRVHAAAAQAGRKAWDWRAARELPPAFWRVVALAALFTLARLTEAFLVLRGDQIGVSVAWIALVTLVLSLAYALSAYPVGLLAARWGRKRLFGLGLAVLALAMVLLGGVLPLGMPGFWLGVALWGLHMGLTQGLLSAAVAESAPPDLRGTAFGLYHLTIGLMQLIAAIGAGWLWQTLGSGTLFSLAALLALLCLAALWLGLHEPSR, from the coding sequence ATGCCCCTTGCCGACCCGTCCCGCGTGAATCGCCTGTCCCGCACGGTCTGGCTCCTGGGCTTCGTCAGCCTGTTCATGGACATGTCGTCCGAACTGGTTCATGCCTTGCTGCCGGTCTACATGACCACGGTGCTGGGCCTGAGCGTGCTCAGCGTGGGCGTGGTGGAGGGCGTCGCCGAGGCCACGGCTTCGATGCTGAAGGTGGCCTCCGGGGCCTGGTCCGACCGCCTCGGTTCGCGCAAGGCGCTGGCCGTGGCCGGCTATGGGCTGTCGGCCCTGACCAAGCCCCTGTTTCCAATGGCTTCCGGGGCGGGCGAGGTGATCGCGGCGCGCTTCATCGACCGTATCGGCAAGGGCCTGCGCGGGGCGCCGCGCGACGCGCTCGTGGCCGATGCCACGCCCCCCGGGCAGCGCAACGCCGCCTACGGCCTGCGGCAGAGTCTCGATACCGTGGGCGCCGTGCTCGGGCCGCTGGCGGCCATCGGCCTGCTGGCCGTCTATGCCGACAAGCTGCGCCTCGTGCTGTGGTTCGCGGTGATCCCGGCGGCGATCGCCGTGGCGATTCTGATTTTCGGCGTGCGCGAGCCTCGGAGGGTGAGGGTGCACGCGGCCGCAGCCCAGGCGGGCCGAAAGGCATGGGACTGGCGTGCGGCGCGCGAACTGCCCCCGGCGTTCTGGCGAGTCGTCGCGCTGGCGGCGCTGTTCACCCTGGCGCGATTGACCGAGGCGTTTCTGGTGCTGCGGGGCGACCAGATCGGCGTCTCGGTGGCGTGGATCGCGCTGGTCACGCTGGTGCTGTCGCTGGCCTATGCCTTGTCGGCCTACCCGGTGGGGCTGCTGGCGGCGCGCTGGGGGCGCAAACGGCTGTTCGGTCTGGGCTTGGCCGTGCTGGCGCTTGCCATGGTGTTGCTCGGCGGTGTGTTGCCTTTGGGAATGCCCGGGTTCTGGCTGGGGGTTGCGCTGTGGGGGCTGCACATGGGGCTCACGCAGGGACTACTCTCCGCAGCCGTGGCCGAATCCGCGCCGCCTGACCTGCGTGGCACGGCGTTCGGTCTGTATCACCTGACCATCGGGCTGATGCAACTGATTGCCGCCATCGGCGCGGGCTGGCTCTGGCAGACCCTGGGCTCCGGCACGCTGTTCAGCCTGGCCGCCTTGCTGGCGCTGCTTTGCCTTGCGGCCCTCTGGCTGGGGCTGCATGAACCTTCACGATAA
- a CDS encoding response regulator: MRLLLVEDDMMIGESVLDALRGEGYAVDWVRDGALADSALRTEQYDLVLLDLGLPKMDGIAVLKALRARRETTPVLIATARDAVSARITGLDAGGDDYVLKPFDLDELSARIRALLRRAAGRAEPVFSFGRISLNPATHEALLDGEPVALSQREWAVLEALIARPGMILSRTQLEEKLYSWKDEISSNAVEVYVHSLRKKLGPDLIRNIRGMGYMIAKEPAARPNLVEGGGTGDAA; encoded by the coding sequence ATGCGCCTGCTCCTGGTTGAAGATGACATGATGATCGGCGAGAGCGTGCTCGACGCCTTGCGCGGCGAGGGCTATGCCGTCGACTGGGTGCGTGACGGCGCGCTCGCCGACTCGGCGCTGCGCACCGAGCAGTACGACCTCGTGCTGCTCGATCTCGGGCTGCCGAAGATGGACGGCATTGCGGTGCTCAAGGCCTTGCGCGCGCGGCGCGAAACCACCCCGGTGCTCATCGCCACCGCGCGCGATGCCGTGTCGGCGCGCATTACCGGGCTCGATGCCGGGGGCGACGACTATGTGCTCAAGCCCTTCGATCTCGACGAGCTCTCCGCCCGCATCCGCGCCCTGCTGCGCCGGGCCGCCGGGCGGGCCGAGCCGGTGTTCAGTTTTGGTCGCATCAGCCTGAATCCGGCCACGCACGAAGCCTTGCTCGACGGCGAACCCGTGGCGCTGTCGCAGCGGGAGTGGGCCGTGCTCGAAGCGCTGATCGCGCGGCCCGGCATGATTCTGTCGCGCACCCAGCTCGAAGAAAAACTCTACAGCTGGAAGGACGAGATCTCGAGCAATGCGGTCGAGGTCTATGTGCACAGCCTGCGCAAGAAACTCGGCCCCGACCTGATCCGCAACATTCGCGGCATGGGCTACATGATCGCCAAGGAACCCGCTGCGCGCCCCAACCTGGTCGAGGGCGGCGGCACAGGAGACGCCGCGTGA